Proteins encoded in a region of the Flavobacterium sp. MDT1-60 genome:
- a CDS encoding PspC domain-containing protein: protein MNKTVNINLGGMFFHIDEDAYLKLTRYFDAIKRSLNSSSGQDEIIKDIEMRVSELLTEKQKSEKHVVGLKDVDEVIAVMGQPEDYIIEDEEKSNQSFNDYGARKHKKLYRDKEKGMIGGVATGLGHYFGIDAVWIKIVFLVFVFAGFGTGILAYFVLWIVTPEAVTTSEKLEMTGEPVTISNIEKKVREEIESLSDRFKNADYDAMGNQVKSGAERISSSFGDFVITVFKIFAKFLGVILIMAGISTLILLLIGVFTLGTNIFIDFPWQNFVEAGNFTEYPIWSFGLLMFFAVGIPFFFLTLLGFKLLSPNLKSIGNITKYTLLAIWIIAIAIAISIGIKQATEISYDGKTVEKKAININPKDTLYVKFRYNDYYAKDLNHHREFEFVQDSANHQLIYSNDVRLHVLHTDDAAPYIQIERTARGNSFASAKQRAEKINYNIQVSGNHLILDNYFLTDVKNKFRGQEVDVYLYLPEGQLFKPDASVQDYDDSENDFFNLHFSGNYNYKVEGSKIKCLNCPADENDHDDVDYDNNDTTAIDNDTVKEVSIKINGKEVLNGKKTNGKLTTDKNGVIIKIN from the coding sequence ATGAACAAAACAGTAAATATTAACTTAGGAGGTATGTTTTTTCACATCGATGAAGATGCATACTTAAAATTAACTCGCTATTTTGACGCCATAAAGCGATCACTAAACAGCTCATCCGGACAAGACGAGATTATTAAAGATATCGAAATGCGTGTTTCTGAATTATTAACAGAAAAACAAAAAAGCGAGAAACATGTTGTGGGATTGAAAGATGTTGATGAAGTGATTGCAGTTATGGGACAACCAGAAGATTACATCATTGAAGATGAAGAAAAATCAAATCAGTCTTTTAACGATTACGGAGCAAGAAAACATAAAAAATTATACCGTGACAAAGAAAAAGGTATGATTGGTGGTGTTGCAACAGGTTTAGGACATTATTTTGGAATTGATGCTGTCTGGATTAAAATCGTATTCTTAGTATTTGTTTTTGCAGGTTTTGGAACTGGAATTTTAGCTTATTTCGTTCTTTGGATTGTAACTCCGGAAGCTGTTACAACTTCAGAAAAATTAGAAATGACAGGTGAACCGGTTACTATTTCGAACATCGAAAAAAAAGTTCGCGAAGAAATAGAGTCATTATCTGACAGATTTAAAAATGCAGATTATGATGCAATGGGAAACCAGGTAAAGTCGGGAGCTGAGAGAATAAGTAGTTCATTTGGAGACTTTGTCATTACGGTTTTTAAAATCTTCGCTAAATTTTTAGGCGTAATTTTAATCATGGCCGGTATTAGTACTTTGATATTATTGTTAATTGGAGTGTTTACTTTAGGAACAAATATCTTTATCGATTTTCCTTGGCAAAATTTTGTTGAAGCCGGAAACTTTACAGAGTACCCTATTTGGTCATTTGGTTTATTAATGTTCTTTGCCGTTGGAATTCCATTCTTCTTTTTGACACTTTTAGGTTTCAAATTGTTATCTCCAAACTTAAAGTCTATTGGTAATATCACAAAATACACTTTGTTGGCAATCTGGATTATCGCTATTGCAATTGCAATTAGCATTGGAATCAAACAAGCTACTGAAATTTCTTATGATGGTAAAACAGTAGAGAAAAAAGCAATCAATATCAATCCGAAAGATACACTTTATGTAAAATTCAGATACAATGATTACTACGCAAAAGATTTGAATCATCACAGAGAGTTTGAGTTTGTACAGGATTCCGCTAATCATCAGTTAATTTATTCTAATGATGTTCGCTTGCATGTTTTGCATACTGATGATGCTGCTCCTTATATACAAATTGAAAGAACCGCCAGAGGAAATTCATTTGCAAGTGCAAAACAAAGAGCAGAAAAAATCAATTATAATATTCAGGTTAGCGGAAATCATTTAATTTTGGATAATTATTTTCTTACAGATGTAAAAAATAAGTTTAGAGGTCAGGAAGTTGATGTATATTTGTACTTGCCGGAAGGTCAATTGTTTAAACCAGATGCATCTGTACAAGATTACGATGATTCTGAGAATGACTTTTTCAACTTGCATTTTAGTGGTAATTACAATTATAAAGTTGAAGGTTCTAAAATTAAATGCCTGAATTGTCCGGCAGATGAAAATGATCATGATGATGTAGACTACGACAACAATGATACTACCGCAATTGACAACGATACGGTAAAAGAAGTATCAATTAAAATAAACGGAAAAGAAGTTTTAAACGGAAAAAAAACTAACGGAAAGCTAACCACTGATAAAAACGGAGTTATAATCAAAATAAACTAA
- a CDS encoding PadR family transcriptional regulator: MNIENTKAQMRKGVLEFCILSVLKEKDAYTSEILDTLKNAKLLVVEGTVYPLLTRLKNDGLLNYRWEESTSGPPRKYYGLTEIGQTFLNELSGTWTELSDAVNLITNQNQ; encoded by the coding sequence ATGAACATTGAAAACACAAAAGCACAGATGCGCAAAGGTGTTCTTGAGTTTTGCATCTTATCTGTATTAAAAGAAAAAGATGCATACACATCAGAAATATTAGACACTTTAAAAAACGCAAAATTACTAGTTGTTGAGGGAACAGTTTATCCACTTTTAACTAGGCTGAAAAACGACGGTTTGCTAAATTATCGTTGGGAAGAATCGACCTCAGGGCCGCCAAGAAAATATTATGGATTAACCGAGATAGGACAAACTTTTTTAAACGAACTTAGCGGCACCTGGACAGAATTATCTGACGCCGTAAATCTAATCACCAATCAAAATCAATAG
- a CDS encoding DUF4870 domain-containing protein: MEKTSEKNTATFTHLSTLTQYIVPLGNYIFPILIWTNYKDKSEFVNHHGKQTLNFQLSLLLYTLVLALIAIPVFVTVFLQNLPMEAVFNDEDFVLRNFDFQGNIGLLTIGGTAVVLFGLLKVVEFFLVIYASIKASNGEYYKYPLTIPFIK; encoded by the coding sequence ATGGAAAAAACATCAGAAAAGAACACTGCAACGTTCACACATTTAAGTACTTTAACACAGTATATCGTTCCACTTGGAAATTATATTTTCCCGATTTTAATCTGGACAAATTACAAAGACAAGTCGGAGTTTGTAAACCATCACGGAAAACAAACCTTGAACTTTCAATTAAGTTTATTGCTTTACACTTTGGTTTTGGCTTTAATCGCCATTCCGGTTTTTGTAACGGTTTTTCTTCAAAATCTTCCAATGGAAGCTGTTTTTAACGACGAAGATTTCGTTCTCAGAAATTTCGATTTTCAAGGTAACATCGGATTACTTACTATAGGTGGAACGGCAGTCGTACTTTTTGGACTACTAAAAGTTGTTGAATTCTTTTTAGTGATTTATGCTTCAATAAAAGCTTCAAACGGAGAATATTACAAATATCCGCTAACGATTCCTTTTATAAAGTAA
- a CDS encoding DUF4442 domain-containing protein: protein MAVSVSKLNKFVLFKLPSAYICGVRVKAIDNDRCVVSVKHRWINQNPFNSMYFAVQAMAAELTTGALVISQIQESGRKISMLVANNKGNFTKKATGRITFVCNDGHLIADAIKRTIETGEGQTFWMKSIGTNEEGVQVSEMDFEWSVRLK, encoded by the coding sequence ATGGCAGTTTCAGTTTCAAAACTCAATAAATTTGTATTATTCAAATTACCTTCAGCGTATATTTGTGGTGTTCGGGTCAAAGCAATTGATAATGACAGATGCGTAGTAAGTGTTAAACATCGTTGGATAAACCAGAATCCTTTTAACTCTATGTATTTTGCAGTTCAGGCCATGGCGGCCGAATTGACTACCGGAGCTTTGGTTATTTCTCAAATCCAGGAAAGCGGAAGAAAAATCTCGATGTTGGTAGCAAACAATAAAGGAAACTTTACTAAGAAAGCAACTGGGAGAATAACTTTCGTATGTAATGATGGACATTTAATTGCCGATGCCATTAAAAGAACAATTGAAACAGGCGAGGGGCAAACCTTCTGGATGAAATCTATAGGAACAAATGAAGAAGGAGTTCAGGTTTCTGAAATGGACTTTGAATGGAGTGTAAGACTAAAATAA
- a CDS encoding multicopper oxidase family protein — protein sequence MLSQKIVRYDLYVRDTIVNFSGKEKRALTVNGQIPMPTLTFTEGDIAEIYVHNELDKEDTALHWHGLFLPNKEDGVPYLTQMPIAPGTTHKYSFPIVQNGTYWYHSHSGLQEQIGLYGLFIINKKKDDTTFRKGIDDLPTVPVILSEWTDLKPENVQRMLHNANDWFAIKKGTTQSYAEAIKQGQFSTKVTNEWKRMNAMDVSDVYYETFLINGKNEQQLSQFKAGEKVRLRIANGGASSYFWLTYGGGKITVVASDGNDVEPVEVDRLIIAVSETYDVVVTIPEKNKSFAFLATAEDRTGSASLFLGDGIKQPVAHLLKLKYFEGMKMMNDMMKMNGEMNDMGMNMSLNKMDMNAVMYPEISGEEELTKTEDHSGHNMEDMKMSNDTTDVAEITTLNYGMLKSPTETTLPKDAPVKELRFELSGNMNRYVWSLDNKVISETDKILIKKGENVRIVLYNGSMMRHPMHLHGHDFRILNEHGDYSPLKNVIDIMPMETDTIEFQANTDGDWFFHCHILYHMMAGMGRIFSYENSAPNPLIHHPEMAYKMLKMDDRMFHFMAENDFATNGNDGEAMYSNTRWSIGTEWRLGYNDKHGYETETHIGRYIGKMQWLMPFIGFDWRYRKMGMDEQEQNLFGQTNTKDNRSVFSAGLEYMLPMLVKAQVEVYTDGNVRIQFERKDIPLSRRLRMNLMWNTDKEYMAGLKYIAGRNFGITTHYDSDMGIGFGVNLNY from the coding sequence ATGCTTTCGCAAAAGATCGTTCGGTACGATTTATACGTTCGCGACACTATTGTCAATTTTTCCGGAAAAGAAAAACGTGCTCTGACTGTTAATGGACAAATTCCGATGCCAACTTTGACATTTACCGAAGGTGATATTGCTGAAATTTACGTGCACAACGAACTGGACAAAGAAGATACCGCATTACATTGGCACGGATTATTCCTTCCTAATAAAGAAGATGGTGTTCCGTATTTAACCCAAATGCCAATTGCACCCGGAACAACTCACAAATATAGTTTCCCCATTGTTCAGAATGGTACCTATTGGTATCACAGCCATTCAGGATTGCAGGAGCAAATAGGTTTGTACGGTCTTTTTATCATCAACAAAAAGAAAGACGATACTACTTTTAGAAAAGGAATTGATGATTTACCTACAGTTCCCGTCATTTTAAGTGAATGGACTGATTTGAAACCAGAGAATGTTCAGCGAATGCTGCACAATGCAAACGATTGGTTTGCCATAAAAAAAGGAACAACACAAAGTTATGCTGAAGCCATAAAACAAGGTCAGTTTTCAACGAAAGTGACCAATGAATGGAAACGCATGAATGCCATGGATGTCAGCGACGTTTATTATGAGACATTTTTAATTAATGGAAAAAATGAACAACAGCTTTCACAATTTAAAGCCGGCGAAAAAGTCCGATTACGAATTGCAAACGGTGGCGCGTCCAGCTATTTCTGGTTAACTTATGGAGGTGGAAAAATAACAGTTGTTGCCAGCGACGGAAACGATGTTGAACCTGTAGAAGTCGATCGATTAATTATTGCGGTTTCTGAAACGTATGATGTTGTCGTTACGATTCCTGAAAAAAATAAATCCTTTGCTTTTTTGGCTACAGCCGAAGACAGAACCGGATCGGCTTCTTTGTTTCTGGGAGACGGAATTAAACAGCCAGTTGCTCATCTCTTAAAACTAAAATATTTTGAAGGGATGAAAATGATGAACGATATGATGAAGATGAACGGCGAAATGAACGATATGGGCATGAATATGTCTTTGAATAAAATGGACATGAATGCCGTGATGTATCCTGAAATTTCAGGAGAAGAGGAGTTGACAAAAACTGAAGATCATTCTGGGCATAATATGGAAGATATGAAAATGTCAAACGACACCACAGACGTTGCTGAGATTACAACATTGAATTACGGAATGCTGAAATCGCCAACAGAAACAACGCTCCCAAAAGACGCTCCGGTAAAAGAATTACGATTTGAATTGTCCGGAAACATGAATCGGTATGTTTGGAGTCTGGACAATAAAGTGATTTCTGAAACGGATAAAATCTTAATTAAAAAAGGTGAAAACGTTCGGATCGTATTATATAATGGTTCGATGATGCGCCATCCGATGCATTTACACGGACATGATTTTAGGATTCTGAACGAACATGGCGATTATTCTCCACTTAAAAATGTTATCGATATTATGCCGATGGAAACCGATACCATCGAATTTCAGGCAAATACTGATGGTGACTGGTTTTTTCATTGTCACATCTTATATCATATGATGGCCGGAATGGGAAGAATTTTTAGTTATGAAAATTCTGCTCCGAATCCGTTGATTCATCATCCTGAAATGGCGTACAAAATGCTAAAAATGGACGATCGCATGTTTCATTTTATGGCCGAAAATGATTTTGCCACAAACGGAAACGACGGAGAAGCAATGTACAGCAATACACGCTGGAGCATTGGAACCGAATGGCGTTTGGGTTATAACGACAAACACGGTTATGAAACAGAAACCCACATTGGTCGTTATATTGGAAAAATGCAATGGCTAATGCCTTTTATCGGGTTCGACTGGAGATATAGAAAAATGGGAATGGACGAACAGGAACAAAACCTTTTTGGGCAAACCAATACCAAAGATAATCGTTCTGTATTTAGCGCCGGACTTGAATATATGCTACCCATGTTGGTAAAAGCTCAAGTTGAAGTTTATACTGATGGAAATGTGAGAATTCAGTTTGAACGAAAAGACATTCCACTTTCCAGACGTTTACGCATGAACTTAATGTGGAATACCGATAAGGAATACATGGCTGGCTTAAAATATATCGCAGGAAGAAACTTTGGAATTACTACACATTATGATAGCGATATGGGAATTGGTTTTGGAGTTAATCTAAACTATTAG
- a CDS encoding heavy-metal-associated domain-containing protein: MTHTYQLTGMTCTSCEDKVKKALELVDNITNVEVSKENNTATVTMTKHVAIVDLQNALDPKYQISTIDHNENIEQTRSWFETYKPILLIFFYISLITVLIQTTNHHFDFMQAMRHFMAGFFLVFSFFKMLNLKGFAESYMMYDVLARKIPVWGYIYAFLEFGLGISYLLNFNPIFTNAVTFIVMSISIIGVLQSVLNKKKIQCACLGAVFNLPMSTVTIIEDGLMIIMSLIMLITML, from the coding sequence ATGACACATACCTATCAACTTACCGGAATGACTTGTACGAGTTGTGAGGACAAAGTAAAAAAAGCACTTGAATTAGTTGACAATATCACTAATGTTGAAGTTTCAAAAGAAAACAATACTGCAACTGTTACAATGACCAAACATGTTGCAATAGTAGATTTACAAAATGCTTTAGATCCTAAATACCAAATTTCGACTATTGATCACAATGAAAATATCGAACAAACGAGATCCTGGTTCGAAACTTACAAACCCATTTTGCTTATTTTCTTTTATATCAGTTTGATTACGGTGCTAATCCAAACTACAAATCATCATTTCGATTTCATGCAGGCCATGCGACATTTTATGGCAGGGTTCTTTTTAGTTTTCTCTTTTTTCAAAATGCTCAACTTAAAAGGTTTTGCCGAAAGTTATATGATGTACGACGTTTTGGCTAGAAAGATTCCAGTTTGGGGATATATTTATGCCTTTTTAGAATTCGGTTTAGGAATTTCTTATCTCTTGAATTTTAATCCAATTTTTACAAATGCCGTTACTTTTATTGTAATGAGCATTAGTATTATTGGCGTTCTTCAATCGGTTTTGAATAAAAAGAAAATTCAGTGTGCTTGTTTGGGCGCCGTTTTTAATTTACCAATGAGTACCGTTACGATTATTGAAGACGGTTTGATGATTATCATGAGTTTAATTATGCTAATAACAATGCTATAA
- a CDS encoding DUF2683 family protein — translation MTTITINERTKAGKTLLELAKLLAVTNKGVKIEEEESPYNPEFVARIKKIEADYESGKSKNIIVDPNDIWGSLGLK, via the coding sequence ATGACAACTATAACCATTAACGAGCGAACAAAAGCGGGCAAAACACTGCTTGAACTTGCAAAGTTGTTAGCAGTTACAAATAAAGGTGTAAAAATTGAGGAAGAAGAAAGTCCTTATAATCCTGAATTTGTTGCTAGAATAAAAAAAATAGAAGCAGATTATGAAAGCGGGAAATCTAAAAATATAATAGTTGATCCTAATGATATATGGGGAAGTTTAGGATTGAAGTAA
- a CDS encoding type II toxin-antitoxin system YoeB family toxin, which yields MGKFRIEVTTEAQSHISKHIKSGNQASIKKIAKILEELAENPFEGVGKPEALKHELLGLW from the coding sequence ATGGGGAAGTTTAGGATTGAAGTAACCACTGAAGCTCAGAGTCATATTTCTAAACATATAAAATCGGGTAATCAGGCTAGTATCAAGAAGATTGCAAAAATATTAGAAGAATTAGCTGAAAACCCATTTGAAGGAGTTGGAAAACCTGAGGCACTGAAACATGAACTTTTAGGATTGTGGTAA
- a CDS encoding AraC family transcriptional regulator — translation MTLYIKNMVCGRCKMVVKSEFEKLGLQTISVELGEVELKNTISEDQKKELLIHLHALGFDLIDDKKSKTIEKIKNLIIDLVHHKNNELKINLSDYLAQNLNQDYNTLSNLFSEVENTTIEKYFISQKIEKVKELLIYNELSLSEIADILNYSNVAHLSNQFKKITGFTPTYFKQLKNKKRIQIENL, via the coding sequence ATGACACTCTACATCAAAAACATGGTGTGTGGTCGATGCAAAATGGTTGTGAAGTCTGAGTTTGAAAAACTCGGACTTCAGACTATTTCTGTTGAATTGGGCGAAGTCGAACTCAAAAACACCATATCTGAAGATCAAAAAAAGGAACTTTTAATTCATCTTCATGCTTTAGGTTTCGACCTAATCGATGATAAAAAAAGTAAAACCATTGAGAAGATAAAGAATCTAATTATTGATTTGGTTCATCATAAAAACAATGAACTAAAAATCAATTTATCTGATTATCTGGCGCAAAACCTCAATCAGGATTATAATACATTGAGTAATTTATTTTCGGAAGTCGAAAACACTACAATCGAAAAATACTTTATCAGCCAGAAAATAGAGAAGGTAAAAGAGCTTTTGATTTATAACGAGCTTTCGTTAAGCGAAATTGCCGACATTTTAAATTATAGTAATGTAGCCCATTTGAGTAATCAGTTCAAGAAGATTACAGGCTTTACTCCTACTTATTTCAAACAATTGAAAAATAAAAAACGAATTCAGATTGAGAATTTGTAG
- a CDS encoding DUF3347 domain-containing protein: MKKSIATIVSVITLFTANIIQANSVKIEATSIEIVDSNQLQPVYDAYFTVKDALIKSDSKLTSAKAKDLLTAISAVKMDKLKSDEHTAWMKVMKKLTADAKSISTTTDLKKQRETFKSLSKNTYDLIKVSKSAQVVYKQYCPMAGADWLSKEKAVKNPYYGSSMLTCGNVVETIK; the protein is encoded by the coding sequence ATGAAAAAGTCAATAGCAACTATAGTATCAGTAATTACATTATTTACTGCCAATATCATTCAGGCAAACTCCGTAAAAATAGAAGCAACATCAATTGAAATTGTAGATTCAAATCAATTGCAACCTGTTTACGATGCTTACTTTACAGTAAAAGATGCCCTTATCAAAAGTGACAGTAAATTAACTTCGGCGAAAGCTAAAGATTTATTAACAGCAATCTCAGCTGTAAAAATGGACAAACTTAAAAGCGACGAGCATACTGCGTGGATGAAAGTCATGAAAAAACTGACTGCTGATGCAAAAAGCATTTCTACAACTACAGATCTTAAAAAACAACGTGAAACTTTTAAATCACTTTCAAAAAACACTTACGATCTTATTAAAGTTTCAAAATCCGCGCAAGTTGTATACAAGCAATATTGCCCAATGGCAGGCGCTGATTGGTTAAGCAAAGAAAAAGCGGTTAAGAATCCGTATTATGGTTCTTCAATGTTAACTTGCGGAAACGTGGTAGAAACCATCAAATAA
- a CDS encoding AraC family transcriptional regulator encodes MPKLNQFKTLMIDEFEDEKFHLPLHSHTYYEIIYIKKGSGVHHLNNNLLPYKAGDLFVISPEDEHYFDIKKSTRFFYIKFTDSYFNSKQNLTCDEFLIHTPESFMRNKTLKETVLKLDDPCKTILKNTIENIAAYNCHTDVSNSPIVFYQILSIFGLIKETMRGLNLVVKGNSIDNEQITSYIHQNIYQPKLVQIKVIADHFNIAQTYFSAYFKRTFAISYRDYIHNLRTTLIEKRFHNNQLPIKQIAHEFGFTDESHLSNYFKKRKNMKPTDYKKL; translated from the coding sequence ATGCCGAAATTAAATCAATTCAAAACCCTGATGATTGATGAGTTTGAAGATGAGAAATTTCATCTTCCATTACATTCCCATACCTATTATGAAATCATATATATTAAAAAGGGCAGTGGAGTTCATCACTTAAATAACAATTTATTACCTTATAAAGCAGGCGATCTATTTGTAATTTCTCCCGAAGATGAGCATTATTTTGATATTAAAAAAAGTACTCGTTTCTTTTATATTAAGTTTACCGATAGCTATTTTAATTCGAAACAAAACCTTACCTGTGACGAATTTCTAATTCATACTCCCGAAAGTTTTATGCGGAATAAAACATTAAAGGAAACGGTTCTTAAATTAGATGATCCCTGCAAAACCATATTAAAAAATACTATCGAAAATATTGCAGCTTATAATTGTCATACAGATGTTTCAAATTCGCCAATTGTATTTTACCAGATTCTTTCCATTTTTGGATTAATCAAGGAAACAATGCGAGGTCTGAATCTTGTTGTAAAAGGAAATTCTATTGATAACGAGCAAATAACATCTTATATTCATCAGAATATTTATCAGCCAAAATTGGTTCAGATAAAGGTAATTGCAGATCATTTTAATATTGCACAAACCTATTTCAGCGCTTATTTCAAAAGAACCTTTGCTATTAGTTATCGTGATTACATTCATAATCTGCGAACGACTTTAATCGAAAAAAGATTTCATAACAATCAATTGCCAATTAAGCAAATTGCACACGAATTTGGTTTTACTGACGAAAGTCATTTGTCAAATTATTTTAAAAAACGGAAAAACATGAAGCCTACAGATTATAAAAAACTGTAG